TAATTCTCTTACTCTTTTAATTCTTTTTTGAACGCCTATTATTTTAAGAAACTTATTAAATAATTTCAACACATCTACTACCTTAATACCCTTATTAACCTGGTAACCATGTCTTAACACATTTACTTTTTTTAAGGTTGACATTCTCTCTTTTTGGGTTAAAATGTTTTTTAATAATTATATAAAAAATTTGGAGGAAAGAATGACGAAACCAAAAATTATAACGAAGTTGCCTGGTATTAAGGCACAGAAGATATTAAAAAAGGATAAGAAATATATCTCCCCTTCCTATACCCGCTCCTATCCGGCGGTGATTGAGCAGGGAGAAGGTTGCTGGGTATGGGATGTGGATGGTAATAAGTTTTTAGATTTTAACGCCGGAATCGCAGTCTGTGCTACGGGCCATTGCCATCCTGAGGTGGTAGAAGCAATTAGAAAACAAGTTGGTAAACTTATCCATATCTCCGGGACCGACTATTATTATCCCCAACAGGTTGAATTAGCCGAAAAGTTAGCAGAAATTACCCCCGGGGGAAAGAATAAGAAGGTATTTTTCTGTAATTCTGGGGCGGAGGCAGTAGAAGGTGCCTTTAAGTTAGCCCGTTTTCATACCAAAAGGCCTTATGCCCTTTCCTTTTTTGGTTCTTTTCACGGTCGGACGATGGGTGCTCTCTCTTTAACCGCCAGTAAGGTTGTCCATAAGAGAGGTTTCGGTCCTTTAATTCCCGGGGTCTTTCATATTCCCTTCGGCTATTGTTTCCGTTGCTTTTTTAAGTTGGAATATCCGGGATGTGATTTCTATTGCGTAAAATATATTGAAGAAGAAGTATTTAAGAAGATTGTACCACCGGAGGAAGTCTGTGCATTATTTGCGGAACCGATTCAGGGTGAGGGTGGTTACATCATTCCGCCGGATGGCTATTTCCAGAGAATTCGGGAACTCTGCGATAAGTATGGGATTCTTTTTGTGGTTGATGAGGTGCAATCTGGTTTTGGTAGAACCGGTAAGATGTTTGCCATTGAACATTATGGAGTGATGGCGGACATTTACTGTTTAGCGAAAGGGATTGCCTCGGGAATGCCGATTGGGGCGTTTGTCTCCCGCTCCGGAATTATGAACTGGCCACCGGGTGCTCATGCTTCAACCTTTGGCGGCAATCCGGTCTCTTGTGTTGCGGCGATGGCGACGATTCGCCTTTTAGAGAATGGTCTAATTGAGAATGCGGAAAAGATTGGGAAATATCTCTTAAAGGAATTGGAGAAGATTCAGAGTAAGTTTGAGGCGATCGGCGATGTCCGGGGAAAGGGTCTAATGATTGGCATTGAATTGATTGAGGATTCTATTTCCAAAAAACCGATTCCGGAGAGGCGGGATGCGGTTGTTTATAAATGCTTTGAGAAGGGATTAATTCTGCAGGGTTGTGGTCCGACGACGATAAGATTTTCGCCACCTTTGATTGTGACGAAGGAAGAGGCGGATACCGCCTTGGAGATATTTGAAGAGGCATTAAAAGAGGTCTTTAAGTCTTAAAAAAACCGAAAGGTTTTCGGCTATTTTTAACTCTAACCCTTTTGCTCCAATTACGGCACTGGGAATTAGACTGCTGGATAGGTTACTTATCGGAGAAGGGAAGAGGGAGGAAATTAGGAATTTTTTTGGGGAGTTTAGGGAAGAGTAGATTAGGGGAAAGATTGGAGAGAGGAGTAGGGAGGATAAGATTAGGAAAAATGGGGGAAAAGAGGCATATTTTTAACCCCCAGGGATACCGTAGGGGGGACTGACCCCTATCTTTTAAGCGCAATGCTTATAAGTTATTGATAATGAATAACTTAAAGCGATTTTACCACTTCCTAAAAAGTTATCTCATCAGATAATTTTTGTCCGGGAAAGATGCTTGTCTTCAAAAACTTTTTCGGGCATTTTTACCTTTCAACCAAATTCTCTTTTAAGTCTCTCTTGAGGGCAGCAAGTGATTTCCTTGATTTTTTCCGATTATTCCCTTATCATACCTAATTAAATTTAGGGGAACTAGATTGATGAGGAAAGGACTTTTAATAGATAGAGTAAAGGAAACACTCCAAAGACTCATTGGGGAGTTTCTTTCTAAAAAGAAGAAGACAAGCATTTTGGTCGGGTTTTCTGGTGGAAAGGATTCAACTTTTCTCCTCTATGCCCTTTGCCAGTTGAAGGATTGGCTAAACTTAGAACTTTTTGCCTTTCACTTAAATCATTTGTTAAGGGGCGAAGAGGCAAAAAGGGATGAAAGATTCTGTCAAGAATTTTGCCGAAAATTAAAGGTGCCCTTGGTTATAAAGAGATATGATGTGAAAGGTTATGCGAAGAGAAGGAAGATTTCCTTAGAGGAGGCGGGAAGAGTTATCCGGTATCGCTTCTTAGAGGAGATAAGAAAAAAGAAAGGGTTAGATTTTATCGTTTTGGGTCATAATGCCACGGATAATTGCGAAACGATGCTTCTCGGCTTAATAAAAGGGCAAGGGCTCTCGGGAATTGCTGGCATCCCGCCGACAAGGGGTAAGATTATTAGACCTTTAATTGATATTAAAAGGGAAGAGATAGAAGAATTCTTAAAGAAAAATAATATCCCCTATGTTTTTGATACAACAAATTTATCCCTCTCCCATCCTCGCAATTATATTCGGCATATCATTTTGCCATTTCTTAAAGAGGTCAATCCCAATTTGGAAGAGACGATGCGCCAGACCGCCCAAATTTTACAGGAAGAGGATGCTTTCCAGAAGGTGGTTGCGAAAGAAAAGATCGCGGAAGGGGGCATAAAGAAAGTGAGGGAAGGTTATTTTATTGACAATAAGATATTTTTGCCTTATAATTTGGCAATTAAGAGAAGAGTCTTGAAGGAGTTATTTAAAAAGATGCCCTACGAGGATGTGGAAAGGGTAATCGGTTTGGTGGAAAAGCCTTCAGGAAAGGAGGTGATTTTGAAAGGCGGTCTCTGGGCGGTAAAGGAGTCAGATGGGGTATTTATTGGGAAAATCCCCAAAAGGAGTACCTTTTATAAGGTATTAAAGTTTGGGGTAAATCGGATTGAAGGTATGGGTTTAGATTTGGAGATCAAAAGGAGAGAGAAGGGGGGGGAGATAAAGGATTTGCTAGCTGCCCCTATGGTAGAATACTTTGACGAGGATGAGATCTTACCTCCTCTCTATATCCGCTTCTGGCAACCAGGAGATTTCTTGGCCTACGAAGAGGGAAAGAAGAAATTGCAGGATTTATTCGTTGACTACAAAATACCGAAGCGAATAAAGAATGAGATACCAATTCTTTTTGACCAAAAGGGAGTTTTATGGGTTTTAGGTTTGAGAAGGGCAAATCGGGCAAAGATTACGGAAAAGACAGGAATGATATTGGAGGTTAAGATAAAAAGATGGAAAGAGAACCCAATAAGAGGAATATAGCCTCTTCTCTCTTCATTTGGCTCCTAATCCTCACTGCTATCTGGCTTCTCTGGAATTTCTTCAATACAAGGCGAAAAGAAAGGGTCTTAATTGATTATACCCATTTCATCAAAGAAGTAGAGAAGGGAAATGTCCTGTCAGTGGTGATAATGGAAAAAGAGATTTTGGGGCAATTAAAGAAAGAGGCGGAATTGGAAGGGGTGACACCGATAAAGAAATTTACTGAATTTAAAACCTATTTGCCTTTTCCCGACCCAAGTTTAGTCCAGAAATTAATTGATAAAAAGGTCTTGGTCTCTTCTAAACCTTCTTCTCCCTGGTCAAATCTTATTGTGGGTGCTATCCCTTGGATTTTATTTTTAGGTTTGTGGTTGTTCTTTATTCGGAGGTTGACCGCGGGGCAGGACCGGGCATTTACCTTTGGTCGGAGTCGGGCAAAAATTCTTACCGAAAATAAACCGAAGGTCACATTTGATGATGTCGCCGGGGTTGATGAGGCAAAGGAGGAGTTGAAGGAGGTGATTGAGTTCTTAAAGGCGCCTCAGAAATTTCAGAGGTTGGGAGGAAGGATTCCGAAAGGGGTCCTTTTGGTCGGACCGACCGGAACCGGTAAGACCTTATTAGCAAGGGCAGTAGCAGGTGAGGCAGGAGTGCCATTCATCTCTATATCCGGTTCTAACTTTGTGGAGATGTTCGTTGGGGTGGGTGCCGCTCGGGTTCGGGATTTATTCGAACAAGGGAGAAGGAATGCCCCCTGCATCATATTCATTGATGAGATCGATGCGGTGGGTCGACAGCGAGGAGCAGGTTTGGGAGGTGGGCATGACGAAAGGGAGCAGACCTTAAATCAACTCTTAGTGGAGATGGACGGTTTTGATACCTCAGAAGGCGTAATAATTATGGCGGCGACCAATCGCCCGGATATTTTAGATCCTGCTCTTTTAAGACCCGGAAGATTTGACCGCCAGATTGTCGTTGACCGACCAGATGTGAAAGGTCGAGAGGAAATCTTAAAGGTCCATACCCGAAAGATTCCTTTGGCGAAAGAAGTTGACCTTAAAGTCTTAGCCCGGGGAACACCCGGTTTTTCCGGAGCGGACTTAGCGAATATGGTAAACGAAGCGGCACTTTTAGCCGCCCGCCGGAATCACGATGTGGTGATGATGGAAGATTTGGAAGACGCTAAGGATAAAGTATTAATGGGAGTGGAACGAAGGAGTCTTTTAATCTCCGAAGAGGAGAAGAGATGGATTGCCTACCATGAGGCAGGTCATGTTTTAGTTTCTAAGATGATCCCCGGAACCGACCCGATTCATAAAGTGACAATCATACCCCGAGGGAGGGCATTGGGGACAACCCAGCAATTACCAATTGATGACCGAAGGATCTATTCCAAGACTTATTGCCTTAATCAATTGGCGGTGATGCTGGGAGGAAGGGCGGCAGAGGAGGCGGTATTTTCTGATATCTCAACCGGTGCCCGGGATGATATTGATCGGGCGACCCAATTGGCGAGAATGATGGTGACGGAATGGGGGATGTCAGAAAAGGTTGGACCATTAACCTTAGGGAAGGCGGAAGAAGAAGTCTTTTTGGGTAGAGAGATGGGACTCCATCGGAATATCTCCGAGGAGACCGCCCGGTTGATTGATCAGGAGATAATAAGATTTGTGGAAGAAGCCTATGAGAAGGCGAAGAAGATTGTGCGGGAGAATATGGAAAAGTTACACAAAATTGCCAAAGCACTTTTAGAAAAGGAGATACTGGAAGGACAAGAGATTGATGCCCTTCTTATCCCGTGATTAAAAGTTCTATCCTCAAAGGTTCATTTACTGCCTTGGTTACTCCGTTCCAAAACGGAGAAGTTGATTTGGCAGGACTCAGGAGAAATATAGAATTTCAACTGGCTAATGATACCGCCGGTTTAGTTCCCTGTGGTACAACCGGTGAGTCGCCAACCCTTTCTCTTGAAGAATGGGAAATGGTGATAAGGACCACAGTGGAGAGTGTCCAAGGTAGAATTCCGGTTATTGCCGGAACCGGAACCAACGATACGAAGAAGACGATTAAATTGACCGAGAGGGCGAAGGAATTGGGTTGTGATGGTTGTTTAGTTGTTTGCCCTTATTATAATAAGCCAACTCAGGAAGGGCTTTATCGCCATTTTGCCGAAATTGCCCAGAGTGTTGATATACCAATTATTATCTACAATATCCCAAGCCGGACCGGGGTAAATATCTTACCGAAAACGATTGAGAAGTTGGTAAAGGAATTTAATAATATCATTGGGATTAAAGAGGCATCAGGCAATTTGGACCAGGTTTCAGAAATTTTGGTGCGCTGTGGCGAAAGGATTAGCATCCTCTCCGGTGACGATGCCTTAACCTTACCCATCCTTTCGGTCGGAGGTCAGGGGGTAATTTCGGTAATATCAAATATCCTTCCGAAGGCGATGGCGGATTTAGTCAAGAGTTATCTAAAGGGGGATATAAAAGGAGCCCGGGAATTACACCAGAAGTTATTTCCCTTGATGAAAGTATTATTCATTGAGACCAACCCAATACCGATTAAAACTGCTATGAACCTCTTAAAGATGCCTAGCGGCGATTTGCGTCCTCCCCTTTATCCACCGAACGAAGAGACACTTAATCAGATAAAAAGGGAATTAGAAAATTACGGACTTCTAAGATGATGAGGATAATAATTATCGGTGCCGGGGGGAGAATGGGAAGCGCTATCGCCCAAGGGATTCAAGAGACGAAGGATATGGAAGTAATTTATGGGGTGGAAAAGGAAGGCCATTTCGCAGTTGGTTCTCCTTTTGGTAAGAATTTTATCGTTGATAAATTAGAAAAGGTAATAAGGGAAGGGGATGTGGTGGTTGATTTTTCCGAGCGGGAGGCGGTTTTAAGTAATAGGGAGATATTAATTCAAGGTGGTAAGCCTTACCTCTGTGGGGTGACGGGTTTCCGAGAAGAGGAATTGAAGGATTTGAAGGAGATGGGGAGGTATATCCCTTTTCTCTATTCTCCAAATTTCTCCTTTGGTGCCAATCTGCTCATCAGGTCGGTCGGGGAAATTGCCCGTTTTTTACCAGAAGATTACGAAATAAAAATTATTGAGACCCACCATAAGATGAAAAAGGATGCTCCGAGTGGGACGGCAAAGAGACTGGTCACAGAAGTTGAAGAGAAGAAAGGGGAGAAGGTGGAGGTCTTTTCTCTGCGGGCGGGGGAAATCGTTGGTGAACATAGGGTTATCTTTTTTGGTCCCGGGGAGGTCTTAGAGATTACCCATTCTGCCTTATCCCGGAAAGCATTTGTCCGAGGGGTAATAGAAGGAATAAGATTTATTATTAATCAGGCAAGGGGATTTTATACCTTTGATGATATTATAAAAAAGGTATGAACCAAGAATTGGCACAGGTGATAAAGATGTATACAACTGGAACTCACAAGGAGTTGAGCAGTTACCTAATTGGGAAATCAAAGGATACCCTCATTGCTATCCTGGTTGATTTATTAACGATGTATATCAATGATAAAAACTCCTCAACAATACGAGAATTCATAAACGTGACTTTAGCCGGTTATCAACATAAAGAAGGGAAAATTGGTTATAATGGTTTCAAACAAGATACATTTGTTCCCGGGAGGACAATAAGATGTGAGGCGAAACCGAAAAATGTAAATAGCGAGGAGTTTGAAAAATATAAGAGAGGTGAGAGGAGAACACCCCCTGCAAAATTGAATGGTAGGGGTAATTTTACTGATTATACTCCGGAACGATTAGAGAAGGATAAAAGGGAGAAAGATTTGAATATGTTAGTAAGTGGTTTTGTTGATGGCAAACTCATTTATATTATTGAATTTCCTTTTTCCACTCCTGATTTTGTAAGAAATTTAGAGAAGAAATTAAAAAAATGGCAGGAGAAGTTAAAAGGAAGTAAAAGTATAAAAGGTCAGTTCTTAAGGAGTGCGGATTTTGATTACAAAGATTATATTAATTGTCCAGATTTAAAAGTAGTTTATCTTTTAAGTAAGGATGAATTAGCAAAATATGAACCATATATAGCCAAAGGATTTTATGAATTTTTAAGGGAAAAGACAAAATGAAATTGAATGAGTATTTAAATAAGATAATTCAAGGGGATGCCTTAACCGTATTGAAAAATTTACCGGAGGAGATTGTTGATTTGGGTGTGACATCACCTCCGTATAATAAGGGTGAAAATAAAAAAGGATGGCTGGTGACAAGTGTCAAATATTCGGGTGTTTCGGACCGATTGCCCGAAAAAGTTTACCAAAGTCAACAAATAGATGTCTTGAATGAAATTTATCGGATTACAAAACCTGGTGGTTCTTTTTTTTATAATCATAAAATCCGTTGGGAAAGGGGTGAGTTGCTTCACCCGATGGATTGGTTGAGGAAGACCAAATGGATAATTAGGCAGGAGATAATATGGGATCGGATGATTGCCGCAAATATTCGCGGTTGGCGATTCTGGCAAGTAGAGGAAAGGATATATTGGCTTTATAAACCAAAGGGGAAAAAACTGATCGGTGAGGAATTAAAGCCGAAACATGCCCTTTTAACTTCAATTTGGCGGTTTCCACCAGAGAAGAAAAATCCCCATCCCGCACCTTTTCCTTTGGCTCTCCCAGTGCGGGTAATTTATTCTATTATGGATGAAAGAAAGGGGGTGGTAATTGACCCTTACTGTGGAAGTGGGACAACGCTGGTGGCGGCAAAGATTTTGGGGCACGATTTTATTGGAATTGAAATATCTGAGGAATATGTTAAATCTGCTGAGAAGCGGCTTTTAAATTATAAAAACGAAAGGTGTGAGGCAGAAGAGGAGATTGCTAAACACATTGTTATCAAAACATTTAAGGAGAGAAAAGAGAAGGGAGAATTTACTGGGAAATACGGGAAGAGGGCAAATCAAGGAATGAATGCGCTCCTTTTATTTCGGGAGAAGGGTGAGGAAAGATGAACCGAGTCTTTTTTGCCTTAGGCTCTAATTTGGGTAATCGGAAAAGGAATTTGGAAAAAGGGTTACAATTATTAGAGAGGATGGGGATAAAAATCCGAAAGAAGTCAAGGATTTATGAGACGGAACCGGACGGTTTCCCTTATCAGCCGAAGTTTCTCAATCTGGTGGTAGAAGGAGAGACGGAAAAAAGTCCGGAGGAATGCCTTCTGATAATAAATGAGATTGAGAAAAGATTAAAAAGGGTGAGGATTTTTAAGAATGCACCCCGGCCCTTAGATATTGATTTATTATTCTATAATCAAGAGATAATTGAAAAGCCGAATCTTAAAGTTCCCCATCCAAAACTTCAAGAACGGGAATTCGTTTTGCGACCCTTAGCGGAGATTGCTCCCCAACTTTACCATCCCAAATTAAATAAGAGAATAGAAGAGTTACTAAAAGAGAAAGGTAATGGAAAGGGAATTAAACTATATTGCGATTGAAGGCGGTATCGCTTTGGGTAAGAAAGAATTGGCGCAAAAACTGGCAAAACGGATAGATGCGCGAGCGCTTACCTTTGACGAGGAAAATCCTTTCCTTCCTTTATTTTACCAGGACCAAAGTTATGCCTTCCAAACTCAAATCTATTTTCTTTTGGCGCGCTACAAACACCAACTCCTTCTTAAGCAACCAGAACTTTTTTACCCGAAGGTAGTTACCAATTACATCTTTGAAAAAGATTGGATTTATGCCCATCTTAATTTGAAAGGGCAGGAACTTTCCCTCTACGAAAAGATTTACGAAATTCTGAAAAAGGATGTGCTGAAGCCTGATTTGGTCATCTATCTCCAAGCGCAACCGGAAACGGTTCTGGAGCGCATCAAAAGAAAGGGGAGACCTTATGAGAGAGATTTACCAATCGAATATATCAATTCCTTACTGAATCAGTATGATGCCTTCTTTATGCACTGGGAGGAGTCTCCTTTGCTTATTGTTCGTCTGGAAAAAGTTGACCTCTTAAATCGGCAAGAAGATTTTGATAGCCTCTTTCACCAGATATTAGAGACAAAAAGGGGGAGGAAATTTTTTTCTAAGGTATGAAGATCACAACCAAGACCTTAATTAGGATGAAGGAGAGAAAAGAGCCTATTGTCGCCCTTACTGCTTATGATTATCCAACAGCAAAGATTTTAGATGAGGTGGGAGTGGAAGTTATCTTGGTGGGCGACTCTTGTGCTAATGTCTTTTATGGTTACGAGACAACTTTACCCATTGGGATGGAGGAGATGCTTTATCATACCAGGGCGGTAGTGAAAGGGGTGAAAAGGGCATTAGTGGTTGGTGATATGCCTTTTCTTTCCTTTCAGACTGGAATTGATGAGGCGGTGAAAAATGCCGGCCTGTTCCTAAAAGCAGGAGCGCAAGCGGTAAAGATTGAGGGTGGAGAGATTGTCTTTAAGACAATTGAGACCTTAGTTAAATACGGGATTCCGGTGATGGGGCATCTCGGTTTAACTCCGCAATGGGTTCATCAATTTGGTGGTTATAAATTGCAGGCAAAGGGAAAAGAGGAACAAGAGCGTTTAATAAAGGAGGCAAAAGAATTAGAAAATCTCGGTTGTTTTGCGATTGTCTTAGAGAAAATTCCTTTGGCGGTGGCGAAAAGGGTAACGGAAGCAGTTAAAATTCCAACTATCGGTATTGGTGCTGGTCCATATTGCGATGGTCAAATTTTAGTCTTACACGATTTATTAGGGATTTTTGATACACCCAAACTGAAATTTGTTAAGGTCTATGCGGATTT
This sequence is a window from candidate division WOR-3 bacterium. Protein-coding genes within it:
- a CDS encoding acetyl ornithine aminotransferase family protein, with product MTKPKIITKLPGIKAQKILKKDKKYISPSYTRSYPAVIEQGEGCWVWDVDGNKFLDFNAGIAVCATGHCHPEVVEAIRKQVGKLIHISGTDYYYPQQVELAEKLAEITPGGKNKKVFFCNSGAEAVEGAFKLARFHTKRPYALSFFGSFHGRTMGALSLTASKVVHKRGFGPLIPGVFHIPFGYCFRCFFKLEYPGCDFYCVKYIEEEVFKKIVPPEEVCALFAEPIQGEGGYIIPPDGYFQRIRELCDKYGILFVVDEVQSGFGRTGKMFAIEHYGVMADIYCLAKGIASGMPIGAFVSRSGIMNWPPGAHASTFGGNPVSCVAAMATIRLLENGLIENAEKIGKYLLKELEKIQSKFEAIGDVRGKGLMIGIELIEDSISKKPIPERRDAVVYKCFEKGLILQGCGPTTIRFSPPLIVTKEEADTALEIFEEALKEVFKS
- the tilS gene encoding tRNA lysidine(34) synthetase TilS; amino-acid sequence: MRKGLLIDRVKETLQRLIGEFLSKKKKTSILVGFSGGKDSTFLLYALCQLKDWLNLELFAFHLNHLLRGEEAKRDERFCQEFCRKLKVPLVIKRYDVKGYAKRRKISLEEAGRVIRYRFLEEIRKKKGLDFIVLGHNATDNCETMLLGLIKGQGLSGIAGIPPTRGKIIRPLIDIKREEIEEFLKKNNIPYVFDTTNLSLSHPRNYIRHIILPFLKEVNPNLEETMRQTAQILQEEDAFQKVVAKEKIAEGGIKKVREGYFIDNKIFLPYNLAIKRRVLKELFKKMPYEDVERVIGLVEKPSGKEVILKGGLWAVKESDGVFIGKIPKRSTFYKVLKFGVNRIEGMGLDLEIKRREKGGEIKDLLAAPMVEYFDEDEILPPLYIRFWQPGDFLAYEEGKKKLQDLFVDYKIPKRIKNEIPILFDQKGVLWVLGLRRANRAKITEKTGMILEVKIKRWKENPIRGI
- the ftsH gene encoding ATP-dependent zinc metalloprotease FtsH, which gives rise to MEREPNKRNIASSLFIWLLILTAIWLLWNFFNTRRKERVLIDYTHFIKEVEKGNVLSVVIMEKEILGQLKKEAELEGVTPIKKFTEFKTYLPFPDPSLVQKLIDKKVLVSSKPSSPWSNLIVGAIPWILFLGLWLFFIRRLTAGQDRAFTFGRSRAKILTENKPKVTFDDVAGVDEAKEELKEVIEFLKAPQKFQRLGGRIPKGVLLVGPTGTGKTLLARAVAGEAGVPFISISGSNFVEMFVGVGAARVRDLFEQGRRNAPCIIFIDEIDAVGRQRGAGLGGGHDEREQTLNQLLVEMDGFDTSEGVIIMAATNRPDILDPALLRPGRFDRQIVVDRPDVKGREEILKVHTRKIPLAKEVDLKVLARGTPGFSGADLANMVNEAALLAARRNHDVVMMEDLEDAKDKVLMGVERRSLLISEEEKRWIAYHEAGHVLVSKMIPGTDPIHKVTIIPRGRALGTTQQLPIDDRRIYSKTYCLNQLAVMLGGRAAEEAVFSDISTGARDDIDRATQLARMMVTEWGMSEKVGPLTLGKAEEEVFLGREMGLHRNISEETARLIDQEIIRFVEEAYEKAKKIVRENMEKLHKIAKALLEKEILEGQEIDALLIP
- the dapA gene encoding 4-hydroxy-tetrahydrodipicolinate synthase yields the protein MKSSILKGSFTALVTPFQNGEVDLAGLRRNIEFQLANDTAGLVPCGTTGESPTLSLEEWEMVIRTTVESVQGRIPVIAGTGTNDTKKTIKLTERAKELGCDGCLVVCPYYNKPTQEGLYRHFAEIAQSVDIPIIIYNIPSRTGVNILPKTIEKLVKEFNNIIGIKEASGNLDQVSEILVRCGERISILSGDDALTLPILSVGGQGVISVISNILPKAMADLVKSYLKGDIKGARELHQKLFPLMKVLFIETNPIPIKTAMNLLKMPSGDLRPPLYPPNEETLNQIKRELENYGLLR
- the dapB gene encoding 4-hydroxy-tetrahydrodipicolinate reductase — its product is MRIIIIGAGGRMGSAIAQGIQETKDMEVIYGVEKEGHFAVGSPFGKNFIVDKLEKVIREGDVVVDFSEREAVLSNREILIQGGKPYLCGVTGFREEELKDLKEMGRYIPFLYSPNFSFGANLLIRSVGEIARFLPEDYEIKIIETHHKMKKDAPSGTAKRLVTEVEEKKGEKVEVFSLRAGEIVGEHRVIFFGPGEVLEITHSALSRKAFVRGVIEGIRFIINQARGFYTFDDIIKKV
- a CDS encoding site-specific DNA-methyltransferase; translation: MKLNEYLNKIIQGDALTVLKNLPEEIVDLGVTSPPYNKGENKKGWLVTSVKYSGVSDRLPEKVYQSQQIDVLNEIYRITKPGGSFFYNHKIRWERGELLHPMDWLRKTKWIIRQEIIWDRMIAANIRGWRFWQVEERIYWLYKPKGKKLIGEELKPKHALLTSIWRFPPEKKNPHPAPFPLALPVRVIYSIMDERKGVVIDPYCGSGTTLVAAKILGHDFIGIEISEEYVKSAEKRLLNYKNERCEAEEEIAKHIVIKTFKERKEKGEFTGKYGKRANQGMNALLLFREKGEER
- the folK gene encoding 2-amino-4-hydroxy-6-hydroxymethyldihydropteridine diphosphokinase, which encodes MNRVFFALGSNLGNRKRNLEKGLQLLERMGIKIRKKSRIYETEPDGFPYQPKFLNLVVEGETEKSPEECLLIINEIEKRLKRVRIFKNAPRPLDIDLLFYNQEIIEKPNLKVPHPKLQEREFVLRPLAEIAPQLYHPKLNKRIEELLKEKGNGKGIKLYCD
- a CDS encoding deoxynucleoside kinase, producing MERELNYIAIEGGIALGKKELAQKLAKRIDARALTFDEENPFLPLFYQDQSYAFQTQIYFLLARYKHQLLLKQPELFYPKVVTNYIFEKDWIYAHLNLKGQELSLYEKIYEILKKDVLKPDLVIYLQAQPETVLERIKRKGRPYERDLPIEYINSLLNQYDAFFMHWEESPLLIVRLEKVDLLNRQEDFDSLFHQILETKRGRKFFSKV
- the panB gene encoding 3-methyl-2-oxobutanoate hydroxymethyltransferase, whose amino-acid sequence is MKITTKTLIRMKERKEPIVALTAYDYPTAKILDEVGVEVILVGDSCANVFYGYETTLPIGMEEMLYHTRAVVKGVKRALVVGDMPFLSFQTGIDEAVKNAGLFLKAGAQAVKIEGGEIVFKTIETLVKYGIPVMGHLGLTPQWVHQFGGYKLQAKGKEEQERLIKEAKELENLGCFAIVLEKIPLAVAKRVTEAVKIPTIGIGAGPYCDGQILVLHDLLGIFDTPKLKFVKVYADLHRVIKEAVRNYFEDVKEKKFPGEEHSFQEDESC